ATTTTAATTGCCAACATCAATCCTGGATCTTGAGTGCGCCCCAAGTTACCGCCAGTTTTTCAGTAGGTTCAACCGCCAACGCCAGTGTATGCAATCTCCTTACGTCGGCATCACTTAACGCCCCTTCAAAAATGGCAACTTCGTCAATGGCACCGGCGTACCAGATACCGCCCAAGTGCTGTGTGTAGGCGATTGTCGGCTTTTGCGCCGCACCGTAAGCGATGCTGATCGGGTCAGGTGCCTCGGTCGTTTTTTTCAACTCACCGTCCAGATAAATTCGGACGGACTTTTTGTTCTCAACAACCCCAACGACATGATGCCACTCGCCATCAGCTGGGAACGGCACATAAGCGGAGGGCCAATGCTTTGCCGCGTTCGCTGTGTCCGCTCGAATCCAGATGCCAACATTATTGTTATCAAGCAGTTGAATACCGTAGTTGTATTTGTCATAGATCGGATTTCGTGTGCCAAGGGTCGGCTTAATAATCGCCGCCATCGTCACAGAAGGGAAGAAGATGTCTTCACCCATTCGGACCAAATCAACAGCACCGTCAAAATCAAGGGCTTCACTGCGAAATCCATCGATTGGGTTGGGTTTGCCGGTAATGGTTCCGGTGTTCTTCCCGAAAACATCCTCAACATCTTTCCCTTGAACGGTGCCTTTGTCAAAGGTCCAAAGTGCCGCAAGCCCCATTTTGACCCTTGGATCCTCGGCTTCTGCAGGTTGAATCACTGTGATAGAAATTACGAAACCGACGAAAAGCAGAACAGAGACAGATAATTTCGTTTTCATGAATCATCCCTCCTTAGATTCTGATGCCTTTTAGACAAGTTAATGTAGCACAAACTTCCCAGTTTGTGTGCTATGGGCGCAAACTGGAAAGTTTTGCGGCGTATTCGCCCAGATGCGACGTGCATCGCGCTACAACATGCTTATCAAACTCACGTTAAAGTACGTACTTAAAATCCAATACCTTCGCCCAAATAGGGCAAATCTCCTAAAGTTATGGAAAACCAAACTATAACTTAGAAAAGATACTAACCCACGTATAAAATTGTATCACTGTTCACCGTTTAAATCCACGCAAAAAATTTAAAGCCACGCAACGCATTGCGCGACTACAAACGGCACTACTAACAGTGTTGGGTTTCGCTTACGCTCTACCCAACCTACGATAAATTGTATGTGTTGAATTGTTAGGTTTTGCTACACGCTAATCAACCTACAGAATCGGTTATTTCACATCGCTCCGCAAAAACGCTAAGACAGCCGCCATAAACAGGAGCAGCGAGAGTAAAATTAACAACGTC
This region of Candidatus Poribacteria bacterium genomic DNA includes:
- a CDS encoding LamG domain-containing protein translates to MKTKLSVSVLLFVGFVISITVIQPAEAEDPRVKMGLAALWTFDKGTVQGKDVEDVFGKNTGTITGKPNPIDGFRSEALDFDGAVDLVRMGEDIFFPSVTMAAIIKPTLGTRNPIYDKYNYGIQLLDNNNVGIWIRADTANAAKHWPSAYVPFPADGEWHHVVGVVENKKSVRIYLDGELKKTTEAPDPISIAYGAAQKPTIAYTQHLGGIWYAGAIDEVAIFEGALSDADVRRLHTLALAVEPTEKLAVTWGALKIQD